ACGTGTCGAACTGATCGCTTCAAACGTAAGCGTGAAGGAAGCGTATCGAAGAAATCGGTGGCATTTCTCATTTACACTCGATCCGTTGTTTAATGTGTTGTGGTGTTACGACGCGATCCGAAAGCGCATGCTGATCTTTAACCCCATTGCGTCGGAACTGTATCGCCGCAAGTCGCGGCGTAGACATCAACCGAACCAACACGCGTACCAAACGGACTGTGAGAAGGGTGATCAATCGCGGTACGGAACACACGAAACACTTACCGTGTTGAGTCCGGAAATAGCACTTCCGCAGCGATGGAATGGCTGTGAAGTGCCACGATTTCAGCTGGCGCTTAATTTACTGGCCTGCTTGGATGTGCTGACGGAGGCTACCGAGCGACTGGGTGCAACCGGTCAGTGGCCACCGTTCGAACCAACGCTGGATGGATCCGCATCTGGTGGATCCTCATCTTCACCGCTGGATGGTAATGTGAACGTGAATGCATCGGATTGGTTTACAGGATCACGAAATGGTGGTGCTGGTAAGTAGTATAGCGAAACATCCTTCAACTCAGTTatacaacagtttttttttccttaaatttCAGCAACATTTGGCAGTGGCCGGCAGGTGAAACTTTGCGATCTTGCACCGGATGACGATCCGCAAGAGGAAGACGTACCCGAGCATCGTTCCGTGCTGCTCACACCAACCTTCGGGTCTGGCAGCATTGACGAGGAAGTGCCCGCGATCCCGATGCTAAATCGTTGGAATATAGGCAATGCGGATGTCGCCAGCAATGGATTCCCTGCCCCGAATGTCGTCAGCGAAAGCCGATTCCCGTTCCGGACGGGTCGGGCTAAGGGTCCTACCAACGGTGTTGCCGCAGGCAGTGTGCAGTACCGTCGCAAGAAGGcgggtgctggtggtggaattgGTGGCACTGCTGGTGGCACTACCCATAGTCACACGCTCAGTAACTCCTGCACGGAAGATAGTGTGGTAGCGTTGTGTCCCATATCGCGACGATTCGCCACAGGCATTAACCGTGAAACGTTCGAATCGCTAACGGCATTGTTGAGCTGGGCGTGGAATGCTTTCCGTAATCTTTCGGGCGAACAAAAGAAGGGTTCCGGTGGTGGAACGAAGACTTTCACCACCAACCCAATGACGACGAACAATGCTGGTCTGATTGGGGAAGCGAAGGTATGTGTCATTGGCGGTTGAGTTTGCAATATTATTCTTGTTTTATTAAGAGAAATTTGTGTATCTTTAATCACAGCGCTTAGAAAGCGAAGAATCTTTATTGTTCCAGACTGTTGAACTATCGTTTATGTTACTCTGTACAAAGACATCTGGGGGctcaaggtttttttctttttatttccttttctacAGCTCATCGTTCGGCTCTCGTTCATCTGTAGAGTGTGTCTCCGATTGCTCCGCCGTTACTTGAACGCGATCTATCATCCGACCGGGTCCCGAACATCCGAGGACGATGCCGATGCAAACATCGAAGATCAGTTACGATCGGAGTTTGTGAATCCTTTCGGTACACCACATCAAACCACCTGTTCACCGATGTCTTCGTCAACGGTTCATCCCATGGCATCTTCAATTACCGGAAACCATCAGTCGTTGGCAATGGCAGTGGTCGAAATACGCACACTGCTGATCGACATCCTGGCCGATCGCGTTACGCTGCCCGCAATGGAACGTTCCATGAGACGGCGAGTTTGCAAGGCAAAACGTGAAGTCCTCGCCGAATGTCACCGCACATTTGTCCGCTGCTTTGACATATTTTATCCAACGCCCCCATTGAAATGGGAGGTACTGTGCAGACGGCTACTGCTGTTGCGTGAGACAGATCCAGGTGGAATTCATGTTGGTGTAAAGCCACACGTCGACCGTTACCGGTATAGCTACGGTTCCTCAAACGGCGCGACTGAGCGAACCACGGGTCGTCTGCTGCTGAGTGCCATTTTGGCTGGACTTTGTCAACCGTCTGTGAATCTTCGTGTTACCTTCTCGATATTGATATCACCCTCGCAATCTGCACCGGTTCCAACGGGTTCTGGCTCTAGTCGACCACAGTCAACCAGCTCGGGAGCGCTTATGATCTCACGCAACCGTGACCTGTTGGCGAGTTTAATAGAGCAGATGACAAGTACGGTCGGTGCGTCGAACAGCGCAGACACTGGAGGGCAGTCTGGTGTTCCGCATCTGCCCGATTGGCATTTTCGAGATGTGCTGGAGCTGTTGCTGGAGCTCGTGTCGGATCCGGTGCGCAGAAAGCTGGACCGGATCGGACGCCATCGGCGTCgtggtagtagcagcagtggcagTAGCAACAGCAATACCAGTAGTGCTAGCAGTTGTCGTAGTAGCGAAGGTGTCGACTACGATTACGAgctggatgatgatgaggcaACGGATTTGGCCGAAAACGGGGGTCACGATGGGGGAACGTTTGCGCGAGATGATTACGAGCACGAGCAGGGAGACGTCGGTAAAGGTTGGCCATTGTCCAGAGGGTATCGCAACGAATCGCTCACCGAAGGTGACAGCGATGGTGAGGAAGACGATAGCGATCAGGACGAGAGTCAGGATGACGATCAAAACCAGGAACGGTTGCTGATCCGCAATGGGTGTCGTCTGCTAGCCAAGCTGCTGTCGGAAATTATTCACCACGGATGTGATCCGGTCGATCGGGACCGTGGTGATCGTGGTGATCCGGAGGAAGCGACTCAGCAACCGACAACGGATCTGATGGTACCACCGTTGGCTCCGATGGGTGGCAGCAATCGGCTGTTTAGTACCGGCAGTCGCTTCGGAAAGGTTGATCTTGGCAAGACGTGGAATACGGGGAACTTTGGACCTGATGCGATCGCCTTCACCGTTGATCGTTCGGGCATATCGATTGTGGGCGCATGTGTAAGTAGAAGTTTTAGGACGCAAGTTTGTCGGATTTTGATTTACGAGGTACGGAACTGTTTTTCACCTGCAGGTATATTCCGGATCTGGAAGCTACGAGTATCAGTTGGAATTGCTCTACGATAGTCATCACTCGACCCACTCACACACCTACTCTCATTCCCATCGTTGGGAAGTGTTGGAATCGATCGTGGGATCGTACGATCAAACGGCCGTAAGACAACACATGGCCGAACTGCGCTTCAATCGAGCCGTGCTACTGAAGGAAAACCATCGTTACGCACTACGTCTATGCAGCCAGGGTGCGAGGACTCTTTCCGGGGATTGCGGGCAATCATCGCTTCGTGGACCATGCGGCACAGTAACATTCCGCTTCTATCCGTGCGATTTAAGCTTCAACGGTACAACACCGTCCCGTGGACAAATACCGGCCATACTGTACTACTGCACTCCAGCTGGAGGTTCTTCAGGATTTCCGCATGGTGGGATGAACATTGGCATTGGCCGCGAATTGGGTAACTGCCGAACACAGGCGCGTGATCTTGCGCTGGAAGTAGCAAGAGCTATTGTAGGCCGGTGTCGCGAACTGCTCACCGTAGCCCATGAGCTTGCGCTGTGGACTTCTGCCTCGCCGGGAATGCGTGCACCATCTTCGTCGGAAACATCCTCAACGCCCTCATCTTCTGCATCGTCCGGAGTGGTTGGTATTGGTGGTGCTGGCGGTGTGATCGGCAGTGGAGGTGCCGGTGGAGTTGTGGGTGGCGGTGTAGCCATTGACTCAGAGCATAACATAACTCCGATCGAGGAACATTTGGACGTAGGCTCTACCGGGTTGGTCGGTGTGATCTCCTCGAATGCGGCAGCAACGACCATCGAACGTACAAGACGTACGATCGGTAAAGTGCTCCCAAAAGGACTGCTGGAAACGCTGCGCGGAAGCAGCGGTAATGCTGGATCGGGAATTTCCGCTGGCACTCCTTATGATCCATATGAAATTGATTCCGCCTCTGAGGCAACGGTTGGTGGAATAGTTAGTGGTGGTAGTGCCGGAGGGGGAGGCAGCGGAGGAGCCAGTGGAAGTGCCGCGGGAAGTGGTGTTGGAATGTCGGCGGCCaacggaaatgaaatggaGCTACCGGCTGGCGCTGCCATGGTACTAGCGGTTCCAATTCGCAAACGAACCGTGTGGGATCTGTTCCGATCGCGCACAACACGCTCACCGTCGGTGGTGAACTGTCTGTTTCGGTATTTGCTACCCCTAACGCTGGCCCAGCTGGAACGTTGCATTCGAATGGATTTGAAAGTTTCCGTAGAGGTACTGTCCATGGTGCAGGACATTCTACCACCCATAACGGCGCTGAACGAACTGCGTCGTCAAAGACACGTCGGCAAGTGCTTCACTCACATGACGAACAGTGGTGCGAATGCTACAACGACGATCACCTCATCGGCTACCAGCATGAATACGACCAGCCCACACTACTGCATCCTGGAAAGTGATCATCCGTATAAAACGGCAAGCCTAACCGCGTACCGTGTACGATTTCCGGCAACGGTGCGCTGGATGTGTCTCACCTTCGATGCGCAGTGCGGTACGGTGCAAGAAGAGGATCGAGTTAAGGTGAAAATTCCCAATCGGCGTGGTGATCGTGGCAATACCGGCAATGAAAAGGACGCTTTAGATGATTGGTGCACGGTACGGATGTATAATACTCCCTCCCGCTGGGGTTATGGTGGTCCGGGCCGTGCTATGGTGTTGCCTGGGCGTGAGGTAGAAATTTCGCTCGAGTCCTGTTCGACGTACGTCAACGAACCCAAACAACAGTCGTACGGATTCAAATGTCTGGTGATTGGGTATGAAAATGCAGATCAGGTCCCGGCAGGTGAACACGTTGACGCGCATCACGCTATTGTGGAAGGTGCTAGTGGAACGGCCGGAGGTACTCTGATCGCGCTGGAACATGAGCTGGCACATCTCGGTGGCCGTTGTGCACGCAATTTGTTGAGGAAAGAGTTGCGCTTTGACGACGATCCGGACGATAGACTCACCGAACCAGAAGCAGCCACACTGGAACGGTACGGAACTACACTGCTTGCCAAAGGACTGATGGTACCGGACGCCATGCTGGCTATTCGCAATGCTCTCGACTGCCATCTTCCGGTGCTGTGAGTATACTTGATATATAAGCTTAGTTTTTGGTAGTTTCACATTTGTGGGGTGTCCTTGGTTCGATATGTTAACTTATGGTTTATATATAAGTGACTCAATAGCCTCAGTTGTAGTAGTTCTAGTAGTTATAGGCTATCCTCGATAACACTTCTCTGATAATCCAAAGTTGCCGGATATTCAATCTAAGAAGTCGTACCGCGCATATTCGAACTATCTGGGCAATAATCTTATATCACTTGTTTGGATGAGTGTCATAACTCTTAAAAATCCGTCTTCAGTGTACCGACCGTTTCGAGCTTCAGCAGTATCTGTGTTTCACGGTAGGTTCTCGGGACGGGTTGCACTAAGTTTTGCTCCAGTAGCAACATCCGCTGTTTCTTACGATAGTGTCTCCAGCACAAGAGACCACCAATGATGGCACCGAGTATGGTGACACCCAGCAGGGTAGCCAACACGATCACCAACACCATATCTGGTCCTTCCGAATCACAACCCTCCCGGGCGCGGAATTGTTCTACGGAGATGTACGATTCTGGATCGTCGCGTGATGTCGTTGCGAACGGTTGCAGGAAATAGATTTCTTGCCACGCCGGGAATGATATGTTGGTGCTGTCGCATGTTGCAAGCTGAGCGATGCGGAACCCTTCCAGACTTACGGTGAAATTACGTGGAAAGATAAGAAAAGTGTGCGCATCGTTGGCAGCGGTAAATGTGTCGATGCGATTGCGCTCCAGTAGAATGTTCGGTTGTGCATTCCATGCTGAGTCGTTCGATATCCTGACACCTGCAATGGAGGCCGTTGAAACGGGAGCTTTTGTAAAAACATTCGTATCGGATCTAAGGGGAGAAAAAGTACCTCTGAAAAGGTTTGACGATACCAGGCCGAAGGTGTTATCGATCACTCGTAtgcgatttttaatttccaactGGAAAGCCTCGTCAGCTATAGACTCGTTGAAGCTATTTCGTTGCAATAGCAATTCATCAGCACCTGAAATGGTCAATGATAGTCCAAGTAATGTTTACGTAATATCCTCTTCCTGATGTACTGCTTACTGCTCTCTGTAACAGCGGCTGGatgaatggtttgcagaaaggtGCAGTCTCTTATCTGTATCGCATTGCTTACGATGAGTCCTTGCCAGGCTTGAGAGGACCAAGCCCCAGTCATGGTTACATTGTGCAAATGCAACTGCTCCATCTGAGCTCGCTTGAATGCGTGCCTGGCGAATTGCCCAATCACGGTGTCGGAGAAGATGAACTGCTGGAAGCGTGTACTGATGGCTAGCGATCGAATTATCCCCACCTGAGAACCACTGAACAGCACCGAACGTAACGCCGCACCGTGGAAAACATTGGCCGGAAGTTCGTCCAACTGGCAGCGCTCAATGCTGAGCGTGATTGGTCCGAATACTGGATGCGGATCGTGTGGATTGACAATCTGTTGCCCACTTGCAGAACTACCACTTTCAAACGCAAACGACTCCAGCGTCAACTGTTCGATGTTGACGAACCGTATCGTTCTTGGTAAGAAACCGGCACGGATCGCACGGAACGTACCGGCCGGTACGAGAAGTTGCTCGCAGTTTACGATCAGAATATCGGTGGCCACGGTGGTTGCCTCGAACGGTGGCAGGATGAAGGCAGGATTTCGCAAGTTAGGCTGATGACGCAACAGAAAACATGATTCATAAAGACGCGAACGCTACCCCGAACCAACACGCGGGTGAGCTGTGGTGTGCCACCATAACCGCTgaatatgttgtttttttgacACCTCAGCAAAATAGAACTGCCGAAGGTTAAACATAACTTACCCGTTGCTCGCCGTGCTCGTTACCGCGCCGCACACGGATACTGTCGTGACAGTCGCAGCGCAGCACACGTTCCCCTATCCTG
This region of Anopheles marshallii chromosome 2, idAnoMarsDA_429_01, whole genome shotgun sequence genomic DNA includes:
- the LOC128710366 gene encoding uncharacterized protein LOC128710366, with translation MERVRCRIVLLIILIAIRLACVFGEQEQLEEIVHQPLHCERIDNSQWAQTSGRDWGSFHGRIGERVLRCDCHDSIRVRRGNEHGEQRPNLRNPAFILPPFEATTVATDILIVNCEQLLVPAGTFRAIRAGFLPRTIRFVNIEQLTLESFAFESGSSASGQQIVNPHDPHPVFGPITLSIERCQLDELPANVFHGAALRSVLFSGSQVGIIRSLAISTRFQQFIFSDTVIGQFARHAFKRAQMEQLHLHNVTMTGAWSSQAWQGLIVSNAIQIRDCTFLQTIHPAAVTESSADELLLQRNSFNESIADEAFQLEIKNRIRVIDNTFGLVSSNLFRGVRISNDSAWNAQPNILLERNRIDTFTAANDAHTFLIFPRNFTVSLEGFRIAQLATCDSTNISFPAWQEIYFLQPFATTSRDDPESYISVEQFRAREGCDSEGPDMVLVIVLATLLGVTILGAIIGGLLCWRHYRKKQRMLLLEQNLVQPVPRTYRETQILLKLETVGTLKTDF